The sequence below is a genomic window from Acetivibrio clariflavus DSM 19732.
TACTTATTCAATATTTTGAACTTGTTCTCTTATTTTCTCTAATTCACTCTTAATTTCAACTACTAATTTTGATATACTTAAATCATTGGCTTTGGAACCAATGGTATTTATTTCTCTATTCATTTCCTGAATTAGAAAATCAAGTTTTCTTCCGACGGACTGTCCGGTCTGTAAAGTCTCACGCAACTGATTTATATGGCTTTTGAGTCTTACCAGTTCTTCATCAATACTACATCTGTCCGCAAATATCGCTACTTCTGTTGCCAGTCGGTTTTCATCGACAACCTGCTGGTCCAAAATCTCCTTTATTCTGTTCTCCAGTCTGCATTTATATTCTTTTACCACTTCAGGTGCTCTTATTTCAATATCCTTTACAATACTCTCAATATAATCAGTTTTCTCCAAAATACTGTTTTTTAAACCTTCACCTTCAATTTGCCGCATGCAGACTAAAGATTCAATGGCGGTATTTAACGCTTCACCTAAAACCTTCCATATTTTTTCCTCGTCCTGCTCCACTTTTTCTACTTTCAGCACATCAGGAAATTTAGCAATAAGAGAAACAGATATATCATCCTGAAGATCATATTTATCTCTTAACTGCTGCACTGCACTTATATAAGTCTTTGCAAGTCCTTCATCAATAAGTATGCTTTTTGAATCTTCGCTGAAATCTTCAAAACTGATGAAAACATCAACTTTCCCTCTTGATATCGACTTGCTTATTGCTTCTCTTACCTTATCCTCCAGAAAAGCTATCTGTCTTGGTATTTTTATATAAATATCACTGTATCTGTGATTTACAGTTTTTATTTCCACAAGGCACTCCATTCCATCTGCCTGTGACTTGCCCCTTCCGAATCCGGTCATACTTTTTATCATAACTAATTCATCCTCTTTATATTTTATATGAAATCATTTTATATATAGTCCTATCACAATAGTTCTATTCCAAACTATATGTATTATAACATAATTATCGAGAATTTGAAGGTATATTCTTAATATTTTTATATTTTTTCATGTTTTCT
It includes:
- a CDS encoding YicC/YloC family endoribonuclease, whose translation is MIKSMTGFGRGKSQADGMECLVEIKTVNHRYSDIYIKIPRQIAFLEDKVREAISKSISRGKVDVFISFEDFSEDSKSILIDEGLAKTYISAVQQLRDKYDLQDDISVSLIAKFPDVLKVEKVEQDEEKIWKVLGEALNTAIESLVCMRQIEGEGLKNSILEKTDYIESIVKDIEIRAPEVVKEYKCRLENRIKEILDQQVVDENRLATEVAIFADRCSIDEELVRLKSHINQLRETLQTGQSVGRKLDFLIQEMNREINTIGSKANDLSISKLVVEIKSELEKIREQVQNIE